In the Paludisphaera rhizosphaerae genome, one interval contains:
- a CDS encoding DNA gyrase inhibitor YacG: protein MINGRCPICTKSFQVDRIDDLPSFPFCSDRCRLVDLGRWIDGSYSIPDSPARPVTGDSDADPADSTSEVEADD, encoded by the coding sequence ATGATCAACGGCCGCTGTCCGATCTGCACGAAGTCTTTCCAGGTCGATCGGATCGACGATCTGCCGTCGTTCCCCTTCTGCTCTGATCGCTGCCGGCTCGTCGATCTCGGCCGCTGGATCGACGGGTCGTATTCGATTCCGGACTCTCCCGCGAGACCCGTCACCGGGGACTCTGACGCCGATCCTGCCGATTCCACGTCCGAGGTTGAGGCCGACGATTGA
- a CDS encoding DUF1559 domain-containing protein: MESLSIQVEGTERLDYAEEPMMTGRSEQAGFTLIELLVSIAIVGILLALLLPAVQSAREAARRSQCVNNLKQLALAMHGYVDVQGTLPPGKKGCCWGTWLISILPQIERQALYNSWNNAGSNAVGWPEAFDQDLRFFGAANRSTTSQWVNVFLCPSDSRNAPISEAMNGTTYACTSQNYAVNFGNSIQLQIDFLDVQFRGAPFVDIGSPLTDLGRPGKPTVGFPSLTDGLSTTLMVSEVIVGQGRDLRGFSWWGDAACFETYLAPNSSFPDVLFSAYYCQDGPPNPPCLGSTTALPDNYAARSHHSAKGVNAATADGGVRFFRDGIALPVWRAISTSSGGEIVAAEAY; the protein is encoded by the coding sequence TTGGAGAGTCTTTCGATCCAGGTGGAAGGCACAGAACGCCTTGACTATGCGGAGGAGCCAATGATGACTGGGAGATCCGAGCAGGCTGGTTTCACTCTAATCGAGTTGCTGGTCTCGATCGCCATCGTCGGCATCCTGCTCGCGCTGCTCCTACCCGCGGTGCAGAGCGCTCGCGAGGCGGCCCGGCGTTCACAATGCGTGAATAACTTGAAGCAGCTCGCCTTGGCGATGCACGGCTACGTTGACGTGCAGGGGACCTTGCCGCCCGGGAAGAAAGGGTGCTGCTGGGGCACCTGGCTGATCTCGATCCTTCCTCAGATCGAACGGCAAGCGCTGTACAACTCCTGGAACAACGCGGGCAGCAACGCCGTTGGTTGGCCGGAGGCGTTCGATCAGGATCTGCGGTTCTTTGGGGCGGCCAATCGGAGCACGACCTCGCAGTGGGTGAACGTCTTCCTCTGCCCGTCGGACAGCCGGAACGCGCCCATATCCGAGGCCATGAACGGAACGACTTACGCCTGCACGTCCCAAAACTATGCGGTGAATTTCGGGAATTCGATTCAACTACAGATCGATTTCCTGGACGTACAGTTCAGAGGAGCCCCGTTCGTCGATATCGGCTCCCCGCTGACCGATCTCGGCCGTCCAGGCAAGCCGACGGTCGGTTTCCCATCGCTCACCGACGGCCTCAGCACGACCTTGATGGTCTCTGAAGTCATCGTGGGTCAAGGGCGGGACCTTCGCGGTTTCTCCTGGTGGGGAGACGCTGCGTGTTTCGAGACCTACCTCGCGCCGAATAGTTCTTTTCCCGACGTACTATTTAGCGCCTACTATTGCCAGGATGGGCCGCCAAACCCGCCCTGCCTGGGCTCGACCACGGCGCTGCCAGACAATTACGCGGCTCGAAGCCACCACTCTGCCAAGGGAGTCAATGCGGCGACTGCGGACGGTGGAGTGCGATTTTTCCGCGATGGTATCGCGCTACCTGTCTGGCGTGCGATCAGCACTTCGAGCGGCGGTGAGATCGTCGCGGCGGAGGCTTATTGA
- a CDS encoding RNA polymerase sigma factor, with protein MGHYDDDSRLLADFLEKSDPEAFAALVARFGPPVLRICRTILPDRHLAEDAFQSTFLTLYQKAGNIRDPSALRAWICGTAYKTAARIRAGAIRRAKLEKGCDLDQTEGQASFVDVSDHDLFLVVRKELDRLPAKYRAPIILCYLEGLTHEQAAAELGWATGTVKVRLVRGRKLLRERLDRRKIALAAGLIGLWSREAGAADPSLITTTLNAAKRSARISALCESPRVLDHRSVTRLVLVLVLACAAVSAARAMSAVGAPPEDAESTLLPTNLTDLLNSDCS; from the coding sequence ATGGGCCACTACGACGATGATTCTCGCCTGCTGGCCGACTTCCTTGAGAAATCGGACCCTGAGGCTTTCGCCGCCCTCGTAGCTCGATTCGGCCCGCCAGTCCTTCGGATTTGCCGAACGATCCTTCCCGATCGGCATCTCGCCGAAGATGCGTTTCAATCGACGTTTTTGACCCTCTACCAGAAGGCCGGAAACATCCGAGATCCCTCGGCGCTCAGGGCATGGATCTGTGGGACCGCCTACAAGACCGCGGCCCGAATTCGAGCAGGGGCGATTCGCAGGGCTAAGCTTGAAAAAGGCTGCGATCTCGACCAGACGGAGGGGCAGGCGTCATTCGTCGACGTCTCCGACCATGATCTGTTCTTGGTCGTTCGGAAGGAACTCGACCGCCTCCCAGCCAAGTATCGAGCTCCGATCATTCTCTGCTATCTGGAAGGGTTGACCCACGAACAGGCCGCGGCCGAACTCGGTTGGGCGACCGGGACGGTTAAGGTACGCCTGGTACGGGGCCGCAAGCTTCTACGTGAGCGACTCGACCGCCGCAAAATAGCTTTGGCAGCCGGGTTGATCGGCCTCTGGAGCCGCGAGGCTGGGGCCGCCGATCCCTCTCTGATCACCACGACTCTGAATGCAGCTAAAAGGAGCGCTCGTATCAGCGCGCTTTGCGAGTCGCCTCGCGTCCTGGATCACCGCTCAGTAACCCGACTTGTGCTCGTCCTCGTCTTGGCCTGCGCCGCGGTATCGGCAGCCCGGGCCATGTCTGCTGTCGGAGCGCCGCCTGAAGACGCGGAATCAACCCTCCTGCCGACGAACTTGACCGATCTCCTCAACAGTGATTGCTCATAA
- a CDS encoding ferritin-like domain-containing protein: MNTEVNASSDGIDSAASHGTITRSLGDRRSFLKSALVGSGASAMAAAASHPAHAASTPNTVPALYPGWNAMNFSNIRKDENAHVGFLVNALGPMARPKPTFRNLIQPTARAFANVSRVLENVGVGAYLGALPAIQSKSYMAAAASIALIEARHAGYLNTLLNIRVSENIHSDEPSLEEALTPDEVVELAGSFFVSLNGGPPLLPLTSDIDILNFALALEFLEAEFYNLNVPRFLHV; the protein is encoded by the coding sequence ATGAACACCGAGGTGAACGCGTCAAGCGATGGGATCGATTCGGCTGCATCACATGGGACGATCACTCGTTCGCTTGGAGATAGGCGCTCGTTCCTCAAGTCAGCGCTCGTCGGCTCGGGTGCTTCTGCCATGGCAGCAGCGGCTTCGCACCCGGCTCACGCAGCCTCCACTCCGAACACTGTGCCGGCGCTCTACCCCGGCTGGAACGCCATGAATTTCAGCAACATTCGCAAGGATGAGAACGCCCACGTGGGATTCCTTGTGAATGCCCTAGGGCCGATGGCGCGGCCGAAGCCGACCTTTCGGAATCTCATTCAACCCACAGCCCGGGCGTTCGCGAACGTCTCGAGGGTTCTGGAGAATGTGGGGGTGGGGGCTTATCTGGGGGCGCTGCCCGCGATCCAGTCGAAGTCGTACATGGCTGCTGCGGCCTCAATCGCGCTCATCGAGGCTCGTCACGCTGGATATTTGAATACTCTTTTGAATATCCGCGTCTCAGAGAATATTCACAGCGACGAGCCCAGCCTTGAGGAGGCCCTGACGCCCGACGAGGTGGTTGAACTGGCGGGATCGTTTTTCGTGAGCCTCAACGGAGGTCCTCCGCTGCTGCCGCTGACTAGTGATATCGACATCCTCAACTTTGCACTGGCTCTCGAATTCCTCGAGGCCGAGTTCTACAACCTGAACGTGCCCAGATTCTTGCACGTCTGA
- a CDS encoding class I SAM-dependent methyltransferase, with translation MMDSGKIAAIRGELQRIGCLSACSPAFQNQLLSYLDMNADQGDFLVEVGCYRGGMTAQLAHFAVERGKQFYVVDVDREYLDAARQTVETALGRSPACVHYVETTLNGFFDQPRPSNRCIMVFIDGDHHYRGVVRDIRAVVNSRLERPLSIGFHDYGLRCTAADELDIRVDRAIHDHLKGCAVIPMGEVAGLGGILPTSPVGDNGAHFPPGVSEGVVVVFNAPRRIASRLDRGRRHLKRLVRAALHASRGR, from the coding sequence CGGCCTTCCAGAACCAATTATTGTCCTACCTGGACATGAACGCCGATCAAGGCGACTTTCTGGTCGAGGTCGGCTGTTACCGCGGGGGCATGACGGCCCAGCTCGCTCATTTCGCCGTTGAGCGGGGCAAGCAGTTCTACGTGGTAGACGTCGACCGCGAATACCTCGATGCGGCTCGGCAGACTGTCGAGACCGCGCTCGGGCGATCGCCGGCGTGCGTCCATTACGTCGAGACGACGCTGAACGGGTTTTTCGACCAACCGAGGCCGAGCAACCGTTGCATCATGGTGTTCATCGACGGGGACCACCACTATCGAGGGGTGGTTCGGGACATTCGAGCCGTCGTGAACTCCAGGCTGGAACGTCCTCTGAGCATCGGCTTCCACGATTACGGGCTGCGTTGCACGGCCGCGGACGAACTGGACATCCGCGTCGATCGCGCGATCCACGATCACCTCAAGGGGTGCGCCGTGATCCCGATGGGGGAGGTCGCGGGACTGGGCGGCATCCTTCCCACCAGCCCGGTCGGCGACAACGGGGCCCATTTCCCTCCTGGGGTGAGTGAGGGAGTCGTCGTCGTCTTCAATGCCCCGAGACGAATCGCCTCGCGTCTTGATCGCGGGCGCCGGCACCTCAAGCGGCTCGTCCGAGCCGCCCTGCACGCCAGCCGAGGCCGATGA